The Streptomyces laurentii genome contains a region encoding:
- a CDS encoding Zn-dependent proteases (Peptidase family M50; pfam02163;~SpoIVFB Site-2 protease (S2P), a zinc metalloprotease (MEROPS family M50B), regulates intramembrane proteolysis (RIP), and is involved in the pro-sigmaK pathway of bacterial spore formation. In this subgroup, SpoIVFB (sporulation protein, stage IV cell...; cd06164;~The CBS domain, named after human CBS, isa small domain originally identified in cystathionine beta-synthase and is subsequently foundin a wide range of different proteins. CBS domains usually occur in tandem repeats. They associate to form a so-called...; cd02205;~Zn-dependent proteases [Streptomyces venezuelae ATCC10712];~identified by MetaGeneAnnotator; putative;~putative substrate binding region [chemical binding]) gives MNQDESKPQRTEEPGGGILMGRPFGVPVYVAPSWFLVAALITWVFGDQIERVLPELGAARYLVSLFFAIAFYASVLVHELAHTLAALRFKLPVRRIQLQFFGGVSEIDKETETPGREFVLAFVGPLLSLVLAGIFYLTMYAVEPGTVPGVLLGGLMISNLIVAIFNLLPGLPLDGGRMLRAVVWKITGNAMSGTVAAAWVGRALALAVLIGLPLLTQSGLAGNNTEDISGFTTVTDALLAAILAAIIWTGAGNSLRMARLREHLPELRARTLTRRAIPVESATPLSEALRRANEAGARALVVVDGHGTPTGIVRETAIAGIPQHRRPWVAVSALTQDLADGMKVPADLTGQPLLDHLRASPATEYLVVEESGEIYGVLSTADVEKAFVKAMARPTA, from the coding sequence GTGAACCAGGACGAGTCCAAGCCGCAGCGGACCGAGGAGCCGGGCGGCGGCATCCTCATGGGCCGGCCTTTCGGCGTGCCCGTCTACGTCGCGCCCAGCTGGTTCCTGGTCGCCGCCCTCATCACCTGGGTCTTCGGCGACCAGATCGAACGCGTCCTGCCCGAGCTCGGCGCCGCCCGCTACCTCGTCTCCCTCTTCTTCGCGATCGCCTTCTACGCGTCCGTGCTCGTCCACGAACTGGCCCACACCCTCGCCGCGCTCCGCTTCAAACTCCCGGTGCGCCGCATCCAGCTCCAGTTCTTCGGCGGCGTCTCCGAGATCGACAAGGAGACCGAGACCCCCGGCCGCGAATTCGTCCTCGCCTTCGTCGGCCCGCTGCTCTCCCTCGTCCTCGCCGGGATCTTCTACCTGACGATGTACGCCGTCGAACCCGGCACCGTCCCCGGCGTCCTGCTCGGCGGACTGATGATCTCCAACCTCATCGTGGCGATCTTCAACCTGCTGCCCGGCCTCCCCCTCGACGGCGGCCGCATGCTCCGCGCCGTCGTCTGGAAGATCACCGGCAACGCCATGAGCGGCACCGTCGCCGCCGCCTGGGTCGGCCGCGCCCTCGCCCTCGCCGTCCTCATCGGCCTGCCCCTGCTCACCCAGAGCGGCCTCGCCGGCAACAACACCGAGGACATCTCCGGCTTCACCACCGTCACCGACGCCCTGCTCGCCGCGATCCTCGCCGCGATCATCTGGACCGGCGCCGGCAACAGCCTCCGCATGGCCCGGCTGCGCGAACACCTCCCCGAACTCCGCGCCCGCACCCTCACCCGGCGCGCCATCCCCGTCGAATCCGCCACCCCGCTCTCCGAGGCCCTGCGCCGCGCCAACGAAGCCGGCGCCCGCGCCCTCGTCGTCGTCGACGGCCACGGAACCCCCACCGGCATCGTCCGCGAGACCGCCATCGCCGGCATCCCCCAGCACCGCCGCCCCTGGGTCGCCGTCAGCGCCCTCACCCAGGACCTCGCCGACGGCATGAAGGTCCCCGCCGACCTCACCGGCCAGCCCCTCCTCGACCACCTCCGCGCCAGCCCCGCCACCGAATACCTCGTCGTCGAGGAAAGCGGCGAGATCTACGGCGTCCTGTCCACGGCCGACGTGGAGAAGGCGTTCGTGAAAGCCATGGCCCGGCCGACTGCTTGA